The Anabaena sp. WA102 genome contains a region encoding:
- a CDS encoding serine/threonine protein kinase translates to MLAGTILQNGKYTILQEIGRGGFGVTFKAMHHYLNQEVVMKTINERLRQHPDFPKFQRQFQDEARRLAACVHPHIVRVSDFFEEDSLPYMVMEYIRGDTLGAAFILPGIPLPEATAIHYIRQIGAALQVVHDNGLLHRDIKPDNIILRQGTQEVVLIDFGIAREFNNGAKQTHTGLVSEGYAPIEQYLTQAQRTAATDVYGLAATLYALLTAQVPIPALLRDREQMPSPRELQPHLSAAVNQAVSRGMAVEPQFRPTTVAEWLQLLPGNRLAVTSPSLPTQAIPTINLSDLKSEYSPKKATFHPLSTPSKIANIGKKTGIPKGVISISIALVAATAGFSMTQILSKPNLQSSPKPSFAQSTYQPIPPKPVVEISPSSANQKLQNSSFNQSVPLPRVRRKRKNIRVSPEPVPTSNSQETTAENQNSQPTPNSDNTTKKSTPVVTSSPSLMDTLRDSKESQKASPPPENTAPEPPPVVTPPQESQPENSSGVVVPTVETKQNPAPEIQQRKEEKPQL, encoded by the coding sequence ATGTTAGCAGGAACAATTTTGCAGAATGGAAAATATACCATCCTCCAGGAAATAGGGCGGGGCGGATTTGGTGTTACCTTCAAAGCTATGCACCACTATTTAAATCAAGAAGTGGTGATGAAAACTATCAATGAAAGGTTGCGGCAACATCCCGATTTTCCCAAATTTCAGCGCCAATTTCAAGATGAAGCCAGGAGATTAGCCGCTTGTGTTCATCCTCATATTGTCCGAGTCAGCGACTTTTTTGAAGAAGACAGTTTACCTTACATGGTAATGGAATACATTCGCGGAGACACTTTAGGCGCAGCATTTATTTTACCAGGAATACCCTTACCAGAAGCTACAGCCATTCATTATATCCGCCAAATAGGCGCAGCCTTGCAGGTAGTTCATGATAACGGGTTGCTACACAGAGACATTAAACCAGATAATATTATCTTGCGTCAAGGAACTCAGGAAGTAGTGCTAATTGATTTTGGCATTGCCAGAGAATTTAATAATGGGGCAAAACAGACACATACAGGTTTAGTCAGCGAGGGATATGCACCCATTGAACAGTATTTAACTCAAGCACAGCGCACAGCAGCCACAGATGTTTATGGGTTAGCAGCAACCCTCTATGCACTCTTGACAGCACAAGTTCCCATACCTGCATTATTGCGTGACCGAGAACAAATGCCTTCTCCTCGTGAATTACAACCTCATCTGAGTGCGGCTGTTAATCAAGCAGTTAGCCGAGGAATGGCTGTAGAACCACAATTTCGCCCCACCACAGTAGCAGAATGGCTGCAACTTTTACCAGGAAATAGGTTGGCTGTCACATCACCAAGTTTACCTACCCAAGCAATCCCCACCATTAATTTATCGGATTTAAAATCAGAATATTCACCTAAAAAAGCTACTTTTCATCCCCTGTCCACACCATCAAAAATCGCCAACATTGGCAAAAAAACAGGTATACCCAAGGGAGTTATTAGCATTAGTATTGCTTTGGTTGCAGCTACCGCAGGTTTTAGCATGACGCAGATATTATCAAAACCCAATTTACAATCATCACCTAAACCATCTTTTGCACAATCTACTTATCAACCTATTCCACCTAAACCTGTTGTGGAAATATCACCATCATCTGCAAATCAAAAACTTCAAAATTCCTCATTCAATCAATCTGTACCATTACCTCGTGTGCGGAGAAAACGTAAGAATATTCGCGTTTCTCCAGAACCAGTTCCTACTAGCAATTCTCAAGAAACAACGGCTGAGAATCAGAACTCTCAACCCACACCAAATTCCGACAATACCACCAAGAAATCAACACCGGTTGTGACTTCCTCACCATCCTTAATGGATACCCTGCGCGATTCTAAAGAATCCCAAAAAGCTTCTCCACCTCCAGAAAATACAGCACCAGAACCTCCTCCCGTAGTGACTCCACCCCAGGAATCTCAACCAGAAAATTCTTCGGGTGTGGTAGTTCCCACTGTGGAAACCAAGCAAAACCCAGCGCCGGAAATTCAGCAACGAAAGGAAGAAAAGCCGCAATTATAA
- a CDS encoding M15 family metallopeptidase, with translation MRPYYQIPIIECGEPLVKIPLELFAVESPHPYQKLGANYGGHSPYYLRQSVVENLIQAQNNLQLLCPNWYIQIFDAYRPVAVQQFMVDYSFGEALRERGLTEKELSPQQREDVWKLVYEIWAVPSLDMKTPPPHSTGAAVDITLVNDLGEVVDMGSPIDEMSDRSHPEYYTHSHQEYDANRQLLRDIMLKAGFQRNPREWWHFSFGDQMWAWLYNQSHPETVMTARYGRLNSDTSRNFP, from the coding sequence ATGCGACCTTATTACCAAATCCCCATTATTGAATGTGGTGAACCTTTAGTTAAGATTCCTCTAGAATTGTTTGCGGTGGAGTCTCCTCACCCTTATCAAAAGTTAGGTGCTAACTACGGCGGACATTCACCTTATTATTTGCGCCAAAGTGTTGTTGAAAATTTGATTCAGGCGCAAAATAATTTACAGTTACTATGTCCTAATTGGTATATTCAAATATTTGATGCTTATCGTCCTGTGGCTGTGCAGCAGTTTATGGTAGATTACAGCTTTGGGGAAGCGTTGCGAGAACGGGGTTTGACAGAAAAGGAATTATCACCCCAGCAACGGGAAGATGTATGGAAGCTGGTTTATGAAATTTGGGCTGTACCCAGTTTGGATATGAAAACCCCTCCTCCCCACAGCACGGGGGCTGCGGTAGATATTACTCTAGTCAATGATCTTGGGGAAGTTGTAGATATGGGTTCACCTATTGATGAAATGTCCGATCGCTCCCATCCAGAATATTATACTCATAGTCATCAAGAATATGATGCTAACCGTCAACTCTTACGGGATATCATGTTAAAAGCTGGATTTCAACGCAATCCTAGAGAATGGTGGCATTTCTCCTTTGGTGATCAAATGTGGGCTTGGTTATATAATCAATCTCATCCCGAAACTGTGATGACAGCACGTTATGGAAGATTGAATTCAGATACATCCAGGAATTTTCCATAG